A single region of the Acidobacteriota bacterium genome encodes:
- a CDS encoding HNH endonuclease yields MAARDRLADYFRLHPGRVLDATELAPIAGIQAWQRRIRELRAAGWPIDTSTTAANLKPGEYRLAGEPPEDYLFAKGISARVRAEVLERNGYTCQMCGAAAGETGDDGKRVRLQMGHIVDESYGGEAEARNLRALCAQCNHGAKNLVPEPPRWVWLLSQIRRARVDDQLKALEWLQRKFEGEP; encoded by the coding sequence ATGGCAGCGCGAGATCGCTTAGCCGACTACTTCCGGCTGCATCCTGGCCGCGTCCTTGACGCTACTGAGCTAGCGCCGATAGCGGGGATTCAGGCATGGCAGCGCCGCATCCGTGAACTGAGGGCGGCGGGCTGGCCGATAGACACCTCGACCACGGCGGCAAACCTGAAGCCAGGGGAGTACCGGCTGGCCGGTGAACCACCGGAGGACTACCTCTTCGCGAAGGGAATCTCAGCCCGTGTCCGCGCCGAAGTACTGGAACGGAACGGCTACACCTGCCAGATGTGCGGCGCTGCGGCAGGCGAGACCGGCGACGACGGGAAGCGGGTCCGTCTCCAGATGGGCCACATCGTGGACGAGAGCTACGGAGGCGAGGCGGAAGCTCGGAACCTCCGTGCGTTGTGCGCCCAGTGCAACCACGGGGCGAAGAACCTAGTACCTGAGCCGCCGCGCTGGGTCTGGCTGCTGAGCCAGATACGGCGGGCGCGGGTCGACGACCAGTTGAAGGCGCTGGAGTGGCTTCAACGCAAGTTCGAGGGGGAGCCATGA
- a CDS encoding acetolactate synthase large subunit, translating to MNGAQAMLRTAANAGVEVCFANPGTSEIHLVAALDEIPGVRGVLAQFEGVATGAADGYGRMAGKPALTLVHLGPGFANGFANLHNARRGRTPLVNVIGHHPTWHRNYDPPLNTEVESLVRAVSDWQRTSASAEHISRDMADAISAACRHPGQIATLIVPTDCQWNEAYGPIVEPTPPPAALVGPEAVERARIATSKGERTMLMLGSSGFTEAAQREAAKVQAKTGCRLTAETFCGRMERGPHLPLLPRVPYFPEQAVEFFHGVDTVVLAGALDPVAFFGYEGGVSRLIPESTEVVVLSHPTEDSGHALRELAGALGAKGAPPARSVERPPAPTGPIGVRVAAQAIAATLPEQAIVMDEGITAGAGFYPATMNAPAHTYLQENGGAIGMGLPASLGAAIACPDRKVLNLEGDGSGLYTIQALWSQVREGVDVVNLVFANDVYRILQVELHRAGVEELGPQSVNLTDLSGPRVEWLDLARGFGMPAVQVRTGEELTEALERGFAEPGPCLIEAMVDDRAS from the coding sequence ATGAACGGCGCCCAGGCCATGCTCCGGACCGCCGCCAACGCCGGCGTCGAGGTCTGCTTCGCCAATCCCGGAACCTCGGAGATCCACCTGGTGGCGGCGCTCGACGAGATCCCTGGCGTGCGCGGTGTGCTGGCGCAGTTCGAGGGAGTCGCCACCGGCGCCGCCGACGGCTACGGCCGGATGGCCGGCAAGCCGGCGCTAACCCTGGTCCATCTCGGCCCCGGTTTCGCGAACGGATTCGCCAACCTTCACAACGCCCGCCGCGGCCGCACTCCGCTGGTCAACGTGATCGGTCACCATCCGACGTGGCACCGGAACTACGACCCGCCGCTCAACACCGAGGTTGAGAGTCTGGTCCGGGCCGTGTCCGACTGGCAGCGCACCTCGGCCTCCGCGGAGCACATCTCCCGCGACATGGCGGATGCGATCTCGGCGGCGTGCCGTCATCCCGGGCAGATCGCCACGCTGATCGTGCCCACCGACTGCCAGTGGAACGAGGCGTACGGTCCGATCGTGGAACCGACTCCCCCACCCGCCGCGCTCGTCGGCCCCGAGGCGGTCGAGCGCGCCCGTATTGCGACATCGAAAGGCGAACGGACGATGCTGATGCTCGGCAGCTCCGGCTTTACGGAAGCCGCCCAGCGCGAGGCCGCCAAAGTGCAGGCGAAGACCGGCTGCCGGCTCACCGCCGAGACGTTCTGTGGACGCATGGAACGCGGTCCCCACCTGCCGCTGCTTCCGCGAGTGCCCTACTTTCCCGAACAGGCGGTGGAGTTCTTCCACGGCGTGGACACGGTAGTCCTGGCCGGCGCGCTCGATCCGGTCGCCTTCTTCGGCTACGAGGGTGGAGTCAGCCGGTTGATTCCGGAGTCGACGGAGGTCGTCGTCCTCAGCCACCCGACGGAGGACAGCGGTCACGCCCTCCGTGAGCTGGCCGGCGCGCTCGGCGCCAAGGGGGCACCTCCGGCACGGAGCGTCGAGAGACCGCCGGCGCCCACCGGGCCGATCGGAGTCCGCGTCGCCGCCCAGGCGATCGCCGCCACCCTGCCCGAGCAGGCGATCGTGATGGACGAAGGGATCACCGCCGGCGCCGGCTTCTATCCCGCCACGATGAACGCACCGGCCCACACCTATCTCCAGGAGAACGGCGGGGCGATCGGCATGGGCCTGCCGGCTTCCCTCGGCGCCGCGATCGCCTGTCCGGACCGCAAGGTTCTGAATCTCGAGGGCGACGGCAGCGGCCTCTACACGATCCAGGCGTTGTGGAGCCAGGTCCGCGAGGGCGTCGACGTCGTGAACCTCGTGTTCGCGAACGACGTCTACCGCATCCTCCAGGTGGAGCTCCACCGCGCCGGTGTCGAGGAACTCGGACCGCAGAGTGTCAACCTGACCGACCTCTCCGGCCCCCGCGTCGAGTGGCTCGATCTGGCCCGCGGCTTCGGCATGCCGGCGGTCCAGGTGCGGACGGGCGAGGAGCTCACGGAGGCGCTCGAGCGCGGCTTCGCGGAACCGGGTCCCTGCCTGATCGAGGCGATGGTCGACGACAGAGCCTCCTAG
- a CDS encoding DNA cytosine methyltransferase — MRLLDLFCGAGGAAVGYQRAGFDEVVGVDIDPQPNYPFEFEQGDALACLAKYIAAGREFDAIHASPPCQAYSDLKARAPDHTYPKLIEPVRKALKATGLPYVIENVCGAPLHNPAVLCGTMFPGLRVLRHRLFETNFPVLTPPHGAHPLVHTLDKRKKHYGHTDEWKDYVQVTGGGNCSVASARDAMGIDWMTKTELNEAIPPDYTEFIGEQMIAALSQWQREIA, encoded by the coding sequence ATGCGACTACTGGACCTGTTCTGCGGCGCGGGAGGCGCCGCAGTCGGTTATCAGCGGGCAGGGTTCGACGAGGTGGTCGGCGTCGATATCGACCCTCAGCCCAACTATCCCTTCGAGTTCGAGCAAGGCGACGCGCTTGCCTGTCTAGCCAAGTACATAGCGGCGGGCCGCGAGTTCGACGCGATCCACGCTTCCCCGCCGTGTCAGGCGTACAGCGACCTGAAAGCCCGTGCACCGGATCACACCTACCCGAAGCTGATCGAGCCGGTACGGAAGGCGCTCAAGGCGACCGGACTGCCCTACGTGATCGAGAACGTCTGCGGCGCACCGCTGCACAACCCCGCGGTCTTGTGCGGGACGATGTTCCCTGGGCTTCGGGTTCTGCGGCATCGGCTGTTCGAGACGAACTTCCCCGTTCTGACACCGCCACACGGCGCGCATCCTCTCGTCCACACGCTGGACAAGCGGAAGAAGCACTACGGGCACACGGACGAGTGGAAGGACTACGTTCAAGTCACGGGCGGCGGCAACTGTTCCGTCGCGTCGGCTCGAGACGCAATGGGCATCGACTGGATGACCAAGACCGAACTGAACGAGGCGATCCCTCCCGACTACACCGAGTTCATCGGTGAGCAGATGATCGCGGCCCTCAGCCAATGGCAGCGCGAGATCGCTTAG
- a CDS encoding PLP-dependent aminotransferase family protein, with amino-acid sequence MSELLGDPESMQYVPSCGELKEGIVEVMQRRGVECRADEILVTTGAQQALDVAVQGLLNPGGSVAVERFAYAGFREVLAPHSPRLVTLPSGLDDGLDVEALERFLLAGARPSLVYVIPDAHNPLGVSLPREARERLVVLAHDYDFVILEDDPYGLLWCDGEFEAPLAALDSERVVYAGTFSKILAPALRLGWLRLPASLVRTFAAVKEIGDLECSRLSVLAVARLLRDIDLEGHLELLRGTYRRRRNAMLEALAAHLPAGCVFTEPGGGMFVWVGLPEGVDGERLLQRTLSERRVAFLPATAFADAADRAAPRNAARLSFSRLEPEALRAAVADFAACI; translated from the coding sequence GTGAGCGAACTGCTGGGCGATCCGGAGTCGATGCAGTACGTCCCGTCGTGCGGGGAACTGAAGGAAGGCATCGTCGAGGTGATGCAGCGTCGCGGCGTCGAGTGCCGGGCGGACGAGATCCTGGTCACGACAGGGGCTCAGCAGGCCCTGGATGTCGCCGTCCAGGGACTGCTGAACCCTGGTGGGAGTGTCGCAGTCGAGCGCTTCGCGTACGCGGGCTTCCGGGAGGTCCTGGCGCCGCACTCGCCGCGGCTCGTGACCCTGCCGAGCGGCCTCGACGACGGGCTCGATGTCGAAGCCCTGGAACGCTTTCTGCTCGCCGGTGCCCGTCCGAGCCTCGTCTACGTGATTCCGGATGCGCACAACCCGCTCGGCGTCAGCCTGCCGCGAGAGGCCAGGGAGCGGCTGGTCGTCCTGGCTCACGACTACGACTTCGTGATCCTGGAGGACGATCCCTACGGCCTGCTCTGGTGCGACGGCGAGTTCGAGGCCCCGCTCGCGGCACTCGACTCGGAACGGGTCGTCTACGCGGGCACGTTCTCCAAGATCCTGGCGCCGGCGTTGCGCCTCGGCTGGCTACGCCTGCCGGCGTCGCTGGTCAGGACCTTCGCGGCGGTCAAGGAGATCGGCGATCTGGAGTGCTCCAGGCTGAGTGTGTTGGCCGTGGCCCGCCTGTTGCGAGACATTGACCTGGAAGGCCACCTGGAATTGCTGCGGGGAACCTACCGGCGTCGTCGCAACGCGATGCTCGAGGCCCTCGCCGCCCATCTCCCGGCCGGCTGCGTCTTCACGGAGCCCGGGGGCGGCATGTTCGTGTGGGTGGGACTGCCCGAGGGGGTGGACGGCGAGCGCCTGCTCCAGCGGACCCTGAGCGAACGACGGGTCGCCTTCCTTCCGGCGACTGCGTTCGCCGACGCGGCGGATCGCGCTGCGCCCAGAAACGCCGCCCGCTTGAGCTTCTCACGCCTGGAACCGGAGGCACTGCGGGCGGCGGTGGCGGACTTCGCCGCCTGCATCTGA
- a CDS encoding isocitrate/isopropylmalate family dehydrogenase: MTADGKTATRPRVALIVGSIGIGAETAPPVLEILESVGADFDFVRVDVPTAVRRNTESVLGEAADTIRDCRVALKTRLIGPGRDAVRVGPGPQNPNVALRQMLGLWASVRPVRSIPGLPTRYPDLDVLLIREITESVYRGIEHEIVDGVVESMKVVSRAACERIADYAFRIAQRHGRRKVTAIHKANIMKQSDGLFLDTVRDVAAGYPDIEVDDCIVDAACMRLVLNPYDFDVMLMENLYGDILSNLGAGLAGGISTGHAINVGDDCHVFEAVHGDAPHLIGTGQANLLPLLTPAIALLRHFDLYEEASRIDQAVTAVLEEGRNLTPDLGGQSSTWQMARAIIAAMK; the protein is encoded by the coding sequence ATGACAGCGGACGGCAAGACCGCAACCAGACCCCGGGTCGCCCTGATCGTCGGCAGCATCGGCATCGGCGCCGAGACCGCGCCGCCGGTGCTCGAGATCCTGGAGTCCGTCGGCGCCGACTTCGACTTCGTCCGCGTCGACGTGCCGACCGCGGTGCGCCGCAACACGGAGAGTGTCCTGGGCGAAGCGGCCGACACGATCCGCGACTGCCGGGTGGCGCTGAAGACCCGCCTCATCGGCCCGGGTCGCGACGCCGTGCGGGTGGGGCCGGGACCGCAGAACCCGAACGTCGCCCTGCGGCAGATGCTCGGGCTCTGGGCCAGCGTGCGTCCCGTGCGTTCGATTCCCGGACTGCCGACGCGTTATCCGGACCTCGACGTGCTCCTGATCCGCGAGATCACCGAAAGCGTCTACCGCGGAATCGAGCACGAGATCGTGGACGGCGTGGTCGAGAGCATGAAGGTGGTCAGCCGCGCGGCGTGTGAACGCATTGCCGACTACGCCTTCCGCATCGCCCAGCGCCACGGACGCCGGAAGGTCACCGCCATCCACAAGGCGAACATCATGAAGCAGAGCGACGGCCTGTTCCTGGACACGGTCCGGGACGTCGCCGCCGGCTACCCCGACATCGAGGTGGACGACTGCATCGTCGACGCGGCCTGCATGCGCCTCGTGCTGAATCCGTACGACTTCGACGTCATGCTGATGGAGAACCTCTACGGCGACATCCTGAGCAACTTAGGCGCCGGCCTCGCCGGCGGCATCTCCACCGGACACGCGATCAACGTCGGCGACGACTGCCACGTTTTCGAGGCCGTCCACGGCGACGCTCCGCACCTGATCGGCACCGGCCAGGCGAACCTGCTGCCATTACTCACGCCGGCGATCGCGCTCCTCCGACACTTCGACCTCTACGAGGAGGCGAGCAGGATCGATCAGGCGGTGACCGCCGTCCTCGAGGAAGGCCGGAACCTGACCCCCGACCTCGGCGGCCAGTCGTCCACGTGGCAGATGGCGCGAGCCATCATCGCCGCGATGAAGTAG
- a CDS encoding transporter substrate-binding domain-containing protein: MIIPYPKGHGAGPIVMKRSGDGGLTWSERLPTPASWATSMETPTVFPVDLADGRRRLIMFSGLYPVRMARSEDEGGTWTELEPIGHFGGVVAMSSVERLRSLDGELMALFHDDGRFFRRPTSRYERIPGFEPEFKVYKTISLDDGLTWSEPEVIAEHTEAHLCEPGLIRSPDGREIAVLLRENSRRFNSFVIFSPDEGRTWSRPVELPSSLTGDRHVGRYTPDGRLFITFRDQEPSSPWRGDWVGWLGRYEDLRRGGREPWAGETRVRLMDNRYAADTAYPGLELLPDGTFVTTTYGHFTPGEEPWIASVRLTAAELDEASSTAPIGVPSKLVLRVGTSGDYPPFSTTERVSNEEAVRLGFDIEIAERLASDLGFDLDFRPFDWPELAASMAADDFDLAMSGVTWRPGRAAVGWMSRAVAAGGPCVVSSAAAPEPPRRVAVNRGGILESWTRERFGDGVTGITAVDDNLSLPGRLERDEVDAFVTDSFEVEHFGRDGWRRLCEPPLDRKVFWVAPERADELGPSVDRWIQRNERWLEARREEWFGRGQHRDELDHLLDLTARRLAFMQPVAWWKSARGVPIEDLERERVVLEAAERNAARFGLDPQPVRDWFALQIDLAKAVQRRTPAAAPTLELEEVRPALIRLGERQVRSLRALAAGAVDEPDGADLEGLTPYLNRAEVERVRAGLTRLLAGLRATSSRR; this comes from the coding sequence TTGATAATCCCCTACCCGAAGGGCCACGGCGCCGGCCCGATCGTCATGAAGCGGAGCGGCGACGGCGGGCTCACGTGGAGCGAGCGGCTGCCGACGCCGGCGAGCTGGGCGACGTCGATGGAGACGCCGACCGTCTTCCCGGTCGATCTCGCGGACGGCCGGCGGCGCCTCATCATGTTCTCCGGGCTCTACCCTGTGCGGATGGCGCGCTCGGAGGACGAGGGCGGGACCTGGACCGAGCTCGAGCCGATCGGTCACTTCGGCGGCGTCGTCGCGATGTCGTCGGTGGAACGGCTGCGCAGCCTGGACGGAGAGCTGATGGCGCTGTTCCACGACGACGGACGCTTCTTCCGCCGGCCGACATCCCGCTACGAGCGGATTCCCGGCTTCGAACCCGAGTTCAAGGTCTACAAGACGATCTCGCTCGACGACGGTCTCACGTGGTCGGAACCCGAGGTCATCGCCGAACACACGGAGGCGCATCTCTGCGAGCCGGGTCTGATCCGCTCGCCGGATGGCCGCGAGATCGCCGTGCTGCTTCGGGAGAACAGCCGCCGGTTCAACTCCTTCGTCATCTTCTCGCCCGACGAGGGCCGCACCTGGAGCCGGCCGGTCGAACTGCCGTCCTCGCTGACCGGCGACCGTCACGTCGGCCGGTACACGCCGGACGGCCGCCTCTTCATCACCTTCCGCGACCAGGAACCGTCCAGCCCGTGGAGGGGCGACTGGGTGGGCTGGCTGGGTCGCTACGAGGACCTGCGACGCGGGGGCCGTGAGCCCTGGGCGGGCGAGACGCGGGTGCGCCTGATGGACAACAGGTACGCCGCGGACACGGCGTACCCGGGCCTCGAACTGCTCCCGGACGGCACCTTCGTGACCACCACGTACGGCCACTTCACTCCGGGCGAGGAGCCGTGGATCGCCTCCGTGCGTCTCACGGCGGCGGAACTGGATGAGGCTTCTTCGACGGCTCCGATCGGCGTGCCGTCCAAGCTGGTGCTCAGGGTGGGAACCAGCGGCGACTATCCCCCGTTCTCGACCACCGAGAGAGTTTCGAACGAAGAGGCGGTTCGCCTGGGCTTCGACATCGAGATCGCGGAACGACTTGCCTCCGACCTCGGCTTCGACCTGGACTTCCGCCCCTTCGACTGGCCGGAGTTGGCGGCATCGATGGCCGCGGACGACTTCGATCTCGCGATGAGTGGCGTCACCTGGCGGCCCGGGCGGGCTGCCGTCGGGTGGATGAGCCGGGCGGTCGCGGCGGGCGGCCCCTGCGTGGTCAGCTCGGCGGCCGCGCCCGAGCCGCCACGCCGCGTGGCCGTCAATCGGGGCGGGATCCTGGAGAGCTGGACGCGGGAGCGCTTTGGAGACGGCGTCACCGGGATCACCGCCGTCGACGACAACCTCTCTCTGCCCGGCCGCCTGGAACGGGACGAAGTGGACGCCTTCGTCACCGATTCGTTCGAGGTCGAGCATTTCGGCCGTGACGGATGGCGGCGTCTCTGCGAACCGCCGCTCGACCGCAAGGTGTTCTGGGTCGCCCCCGAACGGGCGGATGAACTGGGGCCCTCGGTCGACCGCTGGATTCAGCGCAACGAGCGCTGGCTCGAGGCCCGCCGCGAGGAGTGGTTCGGCCGCGGCCAGCACCGCGACGAGCTGGACCACCTGCTCGACCTGACGGCCCGCCGGCTCGCCTTCATGCAACCGGTCGCCTGGTGGAAGTCGGCGCGCGGTGTGCCGATCGAGGATCTGGAACGGGAGCGGGTCGTGCTGGAGGCAGCGGAACGGAACGCTGCCCGCTTCGGGCTCGATCCGCAGCCGGTACGCGACTGGTTCGCGCTTCAGATCGACCTGGCCAAGGCGGTCCAGCGCCGGACCCCGGCGGCGGCGCCGACGCTGGAACTGGAGGAGGTTCGCCCGGCTCTGATTCGCCTGGGCGAACGCCAGGTGCGCTCGCTCCGGGCGCTGGCGGCCGGAGCGGTCGATGAGCCCGACGGTGCGGACCTCGAGGGCCTCACGCCATATCTGAATCGTGCGGAGGTGGAGCGGGTGCGGGCCGGATTGACGCGGCTCCTGGCCGGGCTGAGGGCTACTTCATCGCGGCGATGA
- a CDS encoding DNA alkylation repair protein has translation MPELRPPPAGRKLILELRRELRAAGDPERAKGQQAYMKSEMPFWGVKTPELRKIGRAAFRNHALDGFEEWRSTVLMLWRTAGRREERHAAIDLSGYRAYQPLRTMRALPVFEEMIVSGAWWDYVDAVASHRLRELVERYPKTMAKRMNVWSRCPDMWKRRASIICQLGRKGATDLELLHDTIGENLLGSRFGGEFFIRKAIGWALRDLAWHDPDEVRRFVREHEERLSPLSRREALRNLRNEA, from the coding sequence ATGCCTGAACTGCGGCCCCCGCCGGCGGGCCGGAAGCTGATTCTGGAACTGCGGCGCGAGTTGAGGGCCGCCGGAGACCCCGAGCGGGCGAAGGGGCAGCAGGCCTACATGAAGTCGGAGATGCCGTTCTGGGGTGTGAAGACGCCGGAACTGCGGAAGATCGGCCGCGCGGCTTTCCGGAATCATGCGCTGGACGGCTTCGAGGAGTGGCGCTCGACCGTTCTGATGCTCTGGCGGACCGCCGGCCGCCGCGAGGAACGGCACGCCGCGATCGACCTCAGCGGCTACCGCGCGTACCAGCCGCTGCGCACGATGAGGGCATTGCCAGTCTTCGAGGAGATGATCGTCTCCGGCGCCTGGTGGGACTACGTGGACGCCGTGGCGAGCCACCGGTTGCGGGAACTCGTCGAGCGGTATCCGAAGACGATGGCGAAGCGGATGAACGTGTGGAGCCGATGCCCCGACATGTGGAAGCGGCGCGCGTCGATCATCTGCCAGCTAGGCCGCAAGGGCGCGACCGATCTGGAGCTTCTGCACGACACGATCGGCGAGAACCTGCTGGGGTCGCGCTTCGGCGGCGAGTTCTTCATTCGCAAGGCGATCGGGTGGGCGCTGCGCGATTTGGCCTGGCACGATCCGGATGAAGTGCGGCGGTTCGTGCGGGAGCATGAGGAGCGGCTGAGTCCGCTGAGCCGCCGGGAGGCGCTGAGGAACTTGAGGAACGAGGCGTGA
- a CDS encoding IS1595 family transposase, whose translation MTYNAPGKAHREGITLLQLSALFPDEDAARKWFEGIFYAEGRFCPRCGTDNNYSCKHKKMPYRCRDCKSYFSVKTGTAMEGSPIPLLKWLYAIYLDLTSLKGVSSMKLHRDLGVSQPTAWFMLQRIREGFKDQGPEVRFEGPVEVDETYVGGLRKNMSKAQRATLEGRGPVGKTAIVGAKDRKTGKVAARVVRQTDGETLQGFVHEHAAEGAEIYTDDATAYKGLPNHETVKHSVGEYVAGRVHTNSIESFWSMLKRAHKGTFHKLSPKHLQRYVNEFAGRENIREMDTISQMAALTAGLAAKRLTYRDLIAPNGLASGARSE comes from the coding sequence ATGACCTACAACGCACCTGGGAAGGCTCACCGAGAGGGGATCACCCTGCTCCAGCTTTCCGCGCTGTTCCCCGATGAGGACGCGGCGCGGAAGTGGTTCGAGGGTATCTTCTACGCGGAGGGCCGGTTCTGCCCGCGCTGCGGCACGGACAACAACTACTCCTGCAAGCACAAGAAGATGCCCTACCGCTGCCGCGACTGCAAGAGCTACTTCAGCGTCAAGACCGGCACCGCCATGGAAGGCTCGCCGATCCCGCTGCTCAAGTGGCTCTACGCGATCTACCTCGACCTGACGAGCCTCAAGGGCGTCTCGTCCATGAAGCTGCACCGCGACCTGGGCGTCAGTCAGCCTACGGCGTGGTTCATGCTCCAGCGCATCCGCGAGGGCTTCAAGGATCAGGGGCCGGAAGTCCGGTTCGAGGGTCCAGTTGAGGTAGACGAGACCTACGTAGGCGGGCTGCGGAAGAACATGAGCAAGGCGCAGCGGGCCACGCTCGAAGGGCGCGGGCCGGTCGGCAAGACCGCGATTGTCGGCGCGAAGGATCGGAAGACGGGCAAGGTCGCGGCGCGGGTCGTCCGGCAAACGGACGGCGAGACGCTGCAAGGCTTTGTGCACGAACACGCGGCGGAAGGCGCGGAGATCTACACGGACGACGCCACGGCATACAAGGGACTGCCGAACCACGAGACGGTGAAGCACTCCGTAGGCGAGTACGTCGCGGGCCGAGTCCACACGAACAGCATCGAGAGCTTCTGGTCGATGCTCAAGCGGGCGCACAAGGGAACGTTCCACAAGCTGTCCCCGAAGCACCTACAGCGCTACGTCAACGAGTTCGCCGGACGCGAGAACATCCGCGAGATGGACACCATCTCCCAGATGGCCGCGTTGACTGCCGGACTCGCTGCGAAGCGGCTCACTTACCGCGACCTGATCGCTCCAAACGGGCTGGCATCAGGTGCACGATCGGAGTAG
- a CDS encoding Lrp/AsnC family transcriptional regulator has protein sequence MENTDDQRAAESKRSLARPLDATDYAILALLQEDSNRTDVDLARKVRLSASGLKKRLRKLERRGVIQQRVTLLDRNAVDLGLLCFVQVYLTHHQADAREHFCDAVLRLPEVLECHFLTGEHDYLLKIVARDYRHLEHILADHLAGIPGVDRLLTSIVLNEIKRTTALPLDLPAEAEG, from the coding sequence ATGGAAAACACCGACGATCAGCGAGCAGCGGAGTCGAAGCGCTCCCTTGCCCGGCCCCTCGACGCCACCGACTACGCCATCCTCGCGCTCCTGCAGGAAGACTCGAATCGAACCGACGTGGATCTCGCCCGCAAGGTGCGCCTTTCCGCCTCCGGCCTGAAGAAGCGCCTGCGCAAGCTGGAGCGGCGGGGCGTGATCCAGCAGCGGGTCACCCTGCTGGACCGGAACGCAGTGGACCTGGGTCTACTCTGCTTCGTGCAGGTCTACCTGACCCACCATCAGGCGGACGCCAGAGAGCACTTCTGCGATGCGGTCCTGAGGCTGCCGGAGGTGCTCGAGTGTCACTTCCTCACCGGCGAACACGACTACCTGCTCAAGATCGTGGCGCGCGACTACCGGCACCTGGAGCACATCCTCGCGGATCACCTCGCGGGCATCCCCGGTGTCGACCGGCTGCTGACGAGCATCGTGCTGAACGAGATCAAGCGCACGACCGCCTTGCCGCTCGATCTTCCCGCCGAGGCTGAAGGCTAG
- a CDS encoding isocitrate/isopropylmalate family dehydrogenase → MKYSVTLLPGDGIGPEVSKAMVRAVDFVTGGRIDWEPVVAGSTAVDQGLSPLPDEAIDSIRRNRIAIKGPLQTPVAGGWRSVNVLLRQSLELFACVRPVRSMPGNTLARYQGVDQIIVRENTEGLYSGREHEVVDGVVEALKIVTRDASRRIMQFAFEYARSHGRKKLTIVHKASITPLSDNLFLDCARECERNYPFFQVEYLPLDNLALDLATDPTRFDMLVMGNLDGDLISDLCAGLVGGLGVVPGANYGEGCAVFEAVHGTAPDIAGRDLANPIALILSAELMLRYVGEADAADHLRAGVERLLVAGKSLTRDLGGSANTSELTDALLAELDAVAGDADRAARRPARGPAHRQPDSAR, encoded by the coding sequence TTGAAGTACTCGGTCACTCTCCTGCCGGGAGACGGAATCGGCCCCGAGGTCAGCAAGGCGATGGTCCGCGCGGTCGACTTCGTCACCGGCGGCCGCATCGACTGGGAGCCCGTGGTGGCCGGCAGCACGGCGGTCGACCAGGGACTCTCGCCGCTTCCTGACGAAGCGATCGACTCCATCCGACGCAACCGGATCGCGATCAAGGGGCCCCTGCAGACGCCGGTCGCCGGCGGCTGGCGCAGCGTCAACGTCCTCCTTCGCCAGTCGCTGGAACTGTTCGCCTGCGTCAGACCCGTGCGCTCGATGCCGGGGAACACGCTGGCCCGCTACCAGGGCGTCGACCAGATCATCGTGCGCGAGAACACGGAAGGGCTCTACAGCGGCCGCGAGCACGAAGTCGTCGACGGCGTCGTCGAGGCGCTCAAGATCGTCACGAGGGACGCGTCGCGGCGGATCATGCAGTTCGCCTTCGAGTACGCCCGCAGCCACGGCCGCAAGAAGCTCACGATCGTCCACAAGGCCTCGATCACACCCCTCTCGGACAACCTGTTTCTGGATTGCGCACGCGAGTGCGAGCGGAACTACCCCTTCTTTCAGGTCGAGTACCTGCCGCTCGACAATCTTGCGCTCGACCTGGCCACCGACCCGACTCGCTTCGACATGCTCGTGATGGGCAACCTGGACGGCGACCTGATCAGCGACCTCTGCGCCGGACTGGTCGGCGGCCTGGGTGTCGTTCCGGGCGCGAACTACGGTGAGGGCTGCGCCGTCTTCGAGGCGGTCCATGGCACGGCGCCCGACATCGCCGGCCGCGACCTGGCCAACCCGATCGCCCTCATCCTGTCGGCCGAGTTGATGCTCCGCTATGTGGGCGAAGCCGACGCGGCCGACCACCTGCGCGCCGGGGTCGAGCGGCTGCTGGTTGCCGGCAAGTCGCTCACCCGGGACCTGGGCGGATCGGCGAACACGTCCGAACTCACGGACGCGCTCCTCGCCGAACTCGACGCCGTCGCCGGGGATGCGGACCGCGCCGCCCGGAGGCCGGCCAGAGGGCCGGCGCACCGACAACCGGACAGCGCTCGATGA